The Verrucomicrobium spinosum DSM 4136 = JCM 18804 genome includes a region encoding these proteins:
- a CDS encoding glycosyltransferase, with product MFLGSSAAGAALQRRQCAGDASETVMSYPDIVPPASGSASPSETDSLPSQYSRADGDREDIEEQLAASRKRISELEQKAQTAASAEETARFLRSELAHVRRELDWARNEMDRLRKESDRRKITLREAERTLQFRWTLPAFFFKRRKAAQAESGFEFQLEQPKSLNLADDSTTLVGWCFTKSGEFIQGIRAVIGDTKYEGAYGRKRFDVRAVFPAYPNSDRCGFEIEVKKLPSRFSLTLEVLDDRNQWHSLQTYQGRVAAGAQRAEPSAESASGRVAKVSEIMQVTSSEKRMFQKEIHSMSHKPLVSVIMPVFNTPTDYLRSAIRSVMAQLYPNWQLCIADDASTSPSTRELLTEAEKWDERIVVIRCSENRGIAAASNAALRAATGDIITLMDHDDLISPVALLRLAQTSFATGADLLYSDEGHIDLAGEFLGGIYRPAFSLSYLRSHPYIVHLVAFSARLLNEIGGFDEKLQISQDYDLILRAAEKARIVVHIPEILYLWRQMPSSAGHLMQEEVTEISTNILTEHLKRTGVVGNVEPGFAFNYFSIRPKVDLERSSVAVIIPTKNQAHLLAQTVASLEKTWPEKLPCKIVIVDHQSDEPDAQELLEILAQKHLVLPYSGPFNYSAINNFGVRRGAGDAQYLLLCNNDIEAKEPQWLERLLEAAVDETVGAVAPMLLYPDEATIQHAGVSVGLCGTAEHLGKFLPSTDEKGNPAPGYLGMLRVTREVAAITTACALFRRQAFEAVGGFSEEMQVGYNDTDLCLRLWQIGYRTLYCGETSVLHHESATRGKSFSHDPHPADSSRFLSNWGWLISQGDPFYNPNLKKDNTAWKSSHIAKRQAKPASRRYAGPSSLFTK from the coding sequence ATGTTCCTGGGCTCTTCCGCTGCAGGTGCGGCGCTTCAGCGAAGGCAATGTGCAGGTGACGCGAGTGAAACAGTTATGTCCTACCCTGATATTGTTCCCCCGGCCTCTGGCAGTGCGTCTCCATCGGAGACGGACAGCCTCCCTTCCCAATATTCCCGGGCTGATGGAGACCGTGAGGATATCGAGGAGCAATTGGCCGCGAGCCGCAAGCGTATAAGCGAGCTGGAGCAGAAGGCCCAGACGGCCGCCAGTGCAGAGGAAACTGCTCGTTTTCTCCGTTCTGAGCTTGCTCATGTACGGCGCGAGCTGGACTGGGCACGCAATGAAATGGATCGACTGCGAAAAGAAAGCGACCGAAGAAAAATCACCTTGCGCGAGGCTGAACGCACACTCCAGTTCCGCTGGACACTGCCCGCATTTTTCTTCAAGCGGCGGAAAGCCGCCCAGGCGGAAAGCGGTTTTGAGTTTCAACTGGAGCAACCCAAGTCACTGAATCTTGCCGATGATTCAACGACGCTGGTAGGGTGGTGTTTTACGAAGTCGGGCGAGTTCATCCAAGGGATACGGGCGGTGATCGGCGACACGAAGTACGAAGGGGCCTATGGACGGAAGCGGTTCGATGTAAGAGCCGTCTTTCCCGCGTATCCCAATAGCGACCGTTGCGGGTTCGAGATAGAAGTCAAAAAGCTTCCTTCACGTTTCAGTCTGACTCTTGAAGTCCTGGATGACCGCAACCAGTGGCACAGCTTGCAAACCTATCAAGGGAGGGTGGCGGCAGGGGCTCAGCGCGCTGAGCCCAGCGCTGAAAGCGCTTCGGGGCGTGTGGCAAAGGTGAGCGAGATCATGCAAGTGACTTCGTCTGAAAAGCGGATGTTTCAGAAGGAGATTCATTCGATGTCCCACAAGCCGCTGGTCTCGGTCATCATGCCGGTGTTTAACACCCCCACAGACTATCTGCGCTCAGCCATCCGCTCCGTAATGGCGCAGCTCTATCCAAACTGGCAGCTCTGCATTGCCGACGACGCTTCAACCAGCCCAAGCACGCGAGAGCTGCTGACCGAGGCTGAGAAGTGGGACGAAAGAATCGTCGTGATCCGGTGCAGTGAAAACCGGGGCATCGCTGCCGCGTCAAACGCCGCACTGCGCGCAGCGACCGGGGACATCATCACCCTGATGGACCACGACGACCTGATCTCCCCAGTCGCCCTGCTCCGGCTGGCCCAGACAAGCTTCGCAACCGGCGCTGACCTCCTCTATAGCGATGAAGGGCACATTGATCTGGCTGGAGAGTTTTTAGGCGGGATTTACCGGCCCGCTTTCTCACTCAGCTATCTCCGGTCCCATCCCTATATTGTGCATCTGGTGGCGTTCAGTGCCCGCCTGCTCAACGAAATTGGAGGGTTCGATGAGAAACTTCAGATCTCCCAAGACTACGACTTGATTCTGCGCGCAGCGGAGAAGGCCCGCATCGTCGTTCACATTCCGGAAATTTTGTATCTGTGGCGCCAGATGCCCAGCAGTGCGGGCCATTTGATGCAGGAGGAAGTGACAGAGATATCTACGAATATCCTTACGGAGCACCTGAAGCGAACAGGCGTGGTAGGCAACGTAGAGCCAGGATTCGCCTTCAACTACTTTTCCATCCGCCCCAAGGTTGATCTTGAGCGTTCTTCCGTAGCGGTGATCATCCCGACAAAGAACCAGGCGCACTTGCTGGCCCAGACGGTGGCCAGCCTTGAGAAAACGTGGCCGGAAAAACTCCCTTGTAAAATCGTTATTGTTGACCACCAGTCCGACGAGCCTGATGCGCAGGAGTTGCTCGAAATTCTCGCCCAAAAGCATCTAGTGCTTCCTTACAGCGGCCCCTTTAATTATTCGGCGATCAATAATTTTGGCGTTCGTCGCGGTGCTGGCGATGCCCAGTATCTCCTTCTGTGCAACAATGACATTGAAGCCAAGGAGCCGCAATGGCTGGAGAGATTGCTTGAGGCGGCTGTTGATGAGACCGTTGGGGCGGTAGCTCCTATGCTCCTTTATCCCGACGAAGCAACCATACAGCACGCGGGCGTGTCCGTAGGGCTTTGCGGAACGGCGGAGCATTTGGGAAAATTTTTGCCGTCCACGGACGAAAAAGGCAACCCCGCCCCCGGTTACCTTGGGATGCTCCGGGTGACGAGAGAAGTGGCGGCAATTACGACCGCGTGTGCGCTCTTCAGGCGGCAGGCGTTTGAAGCCGTCGGCGGCTTTAGTGAAGAGATGCAGGTGGGCTATAATGACACGGATCTCTGTCTGCGGCTTTGGCAGATTGGGTATCGCACCCTCTACTGCGGCGAAACCTCCGTCCTCCACCATGAGTCTGCCACTCGTGGCAAGAGCTTTTCCCATGATCCTCATCCTGCGGACTCAAGCCGGTTCTTGTCGAATTGGGGTTGGTTGATTTCTCAAGGCGATCCGTTCTACAACCCCAACCTGAAGAAGGACAACACGGCCTGGAAAAGCAGTCACATCGCGAAGCGTCAGGCAAAGCCAGCAAGTCGCCGTTACGCAGGGCCCTCCTCTCTATTTACAAAATGA
- a CDS encoding TylF/MycF family methyltransferase, with protein MNIHIDHLIVETESEWHLSGWAFVSDEIIWYGRLEIAGQTIGPISCGSARPDVLEAFQASCPTVHVGFCAHIVLPSGLPGGEHRLDLIFFNRNGFELGRVGRKITLERDVPKGVSHESLPWVDSQHPQARYLDLLEKTLLGIPYAEDAELLVRYDGQDWPGHAHSMIGQQRMRHLRACAETALEENVPGDFIETGVWRGGACIMLRGVLQAYEEHSRKVWVADSFAGLPQPDEEKYPADSGDILYTFKELAIPLERVKGNFARYGLLDDQVRFLKGLFSQTMPKADIAQLAVLRLDGDMYESTMDVLTHLYPKLSRGGFCVIDDYGAIPACRQAVRDYRAEKGIHAPVSMIDWTGAFWRKD; from the coding sequence GTGAATATCCATATCGACCATTTAATTGTTGAAACCGAATCCGAGTGGCATCTCTCGGGCTGGGCATTTGTTTCAGATGAAATCATCTGGTACGGACGCTTGGAAATTGCCGGTCAAACGATAGGCCCCATTTCCTGCGGTAGTGCCAGGCCGGATGTTTTGGAGGCCTTTCAGGCAAGCTGTCCTACAGTCCACGTAGGGTTCTGCGCCCATATTGTTTTGCCATCAGGACTGCCGGGAGGCGAGCACCGCTTGGATCTGATATTTTTTAATCGAAATGGATTCGAATTGGGGCGTGTGGGTAGAAAGATCACCCTCGAACGAGATGTGCCTAAAGGGGTGAGTCATGAAAGTCTGCCATGGGTGGATTCGCAGCATCCACAGGCGCGATATCTTGATCTACTGGAGAAAACATTGCTTGGCATCCCATATGCTGAAGATGCCGAGCTTTTGGTCCGCTATGACGGGCAGGACTGGCCAGGCCATGCTCACAGCATGATCGGCCAGCAGAGGATGAGGCATCTTAGGGCTTGCGCTGAGACAGCCCTTGAGGAGAACGTGCCGGGAGATTTTATAGAGACCGGTGTCTGGCGCGGAGGCGCGTGCATCATGCTCCGAGGAGTGCTGCAGGCGTATGAAGAGCACAGTCGAAAAGTGTGGGTCGCGGATTCGTTCGCGGGACTTCCTCAACCTGATGAAGAAAAGTATCCGGCAGACTCGGGCGACATCCTCTATACGTTCAAAGAGCTCGCCATACCGCTTGAAAGAGTGAAGGGAAACTTCGCCCGCTACGGACTGCTCGATGATCAGGTGCGGTTTCTTAAGGGCTTGTTTTCGCAGACCATGCCCAAAGCAGATATTGCGCAGCTCGCCGTACTTCGGCTGGACGGGGATATGTATGAGTCAACGATGGACGTTCTCACGCATCTTTACCCCAAACTCTCTCGCGGTGGATTCTGTGTCATTGACGATTACGGTGCCATCCCCGCCTGTCGCCAGGCGGTGCGGGATTATCGTGCCGAAAAAGGTATTCATGCACCCGTTTCAATGATCGACTGGACGGGCGCTTTTTGGCGGAAGGATTGA
- a CDS encoding sulfotransferase family protein has product MRDLTTGCSISVASIAFWNDFLLMVEAVIDRAVARKMGAKVLIQVVGWAFAEQGQIVEAQVWWNHSPLGHLTYGISRPDVKAHFRGRCRIDGVGYVGQVEIRNVAEGFDSFNLKLVFTTSSSFRVELCREVTIEDGSSPPLDLGIPSSQPVGTGNAGEHLMSHVGMNEKLAPPNFFILGAGKCGTTSLYHALKQHPQIHLSAIKEPSFFTSGFQVVSNPMQYFRLFPEMEGKTRYGEASHAYFSSFETAPVLRQLFPEARFLLILRNPVHRAHSLFQHMKRHGHETLAAFELALEEEELRFADPLFRRNCPQYFWNYMYVRSSRYDLQLENYLHHFPAGQFFVLTLGEWSSDPVHWQREIFAFLGVDPSIRVSTEPQNQAAYLSVLRKETKAMLAERFSGVRERVETRIGRVMQHWDS; this is encoded by the coding sequence GTGCGTGATTTGACGACAGGTTGTTCAATTTCAGTGGCATCCATTGCGTTTTGGAATGATTTCTTGCTCATGGTAGAAGCGGTTATCGACAGGGCAGTGGCTAGGAAGATGGGGGCCAAAGTGTTGATCCAGGTGGTGGGCTGGGCCTTCGCGGAACAGGGGCAAATTGTCGAGGCTCAGGTGTGGTGGAACCATTCTCCACTGGGGCACCTAACCTACGGGATTTCTCGTCCTGACGTGAAAGCTCACTTCAGAGGACGTTGCAGGATTGATGGCGTTGGGTACGTCGGCCAGGTCGAGATCAGGAACGTGGCCGAAGGCTTCGATTCCTTTAACCTAAAACTGGTATTCACCACCTCTTCATCCTTCCGGGTGGAGCTTTGCCGGGAGGTAACCATTGAGGACGGTTCCTCTCCGCCTCTCGACTTGGGAATCCCAAGCTCTCAACCCGTGGGCACGGGGAATGCCGGAGAGCATTTGATGTCCCATGTCGGCATGAACGAGAAGCTGGCTCCCCCTAATTTTTTCATCCTCGGTGCAGGAAAGTGCGGCACTACCAGCCTGTATCATGCCCTCAAACAGCACCCACAGATTCACCTCTCAGCTATTAAGGAGCCCAGCTTTTTTACATCTGGCTTTCAGGTCGTCAGCAATCCCATGCAATATTTCCGGTTGTTTCCGGAAATGGAGGGAAAGACGCGATATGGCGAAGCTTCGCATGCTTACTTCAGCAGCTTTGAAACCGCTCCGGTGTTGCGGCAGCTTTTTCCTGAAGCGAGGTTTCTCCTCATTCTGCGAAATCCTGTTCATCGCGCTCACTCGCTCTTTCAGCACATGAAGCGCCACGGGCACGAAACGCTTGCCGCCTTTGAGCTGGCTCTGGAGGAAGAGGAACTTCGCTTCGCCGATCCTCTGTTCAGGAGGAACTGCCCCCAGTATTTTTGGAACTACATGTACGTTCGATCATCCCGATATGATCTCCAACTTGAAAACTATCTGCATCATTTTCCTGCCGGGCAGTTTTTTGTTCTGACGTTGGGTGAGTGGAGCAGTGATCCAGTACATTGGCAGAGAGAAATTTTCGCGTTCCTCGGCGTGGACCCATCGATCCGGGTGAGCACGGAGCCGCAGAACCAGGCAGCGTACCTTTCTGTCTTACGCAAAGAAACCAAAGCCATGCTGGCAGAGCGTTTTTCCGGGGTACGAGAGCGGGTTGAGACTAGGATCGGGAGGGTCATGCAGCATTGGGATAGCTAA
- a CDS encoding sialidase family protein, translating to MRRLLPVLLTGLSFLTPWLPLAAAQPLAQDYMLVFRNPNPEFYVEGPGLTRLEDGTLVAIVPGVPRVQWSEERRATQSVVHILRSQDGGKSWQEPRTASGGRGLVRRSAESLRLAHL from the coding sequence ATGCGCCGCTTGCTTCCCGTCCTCCTTACCGGTTTGAGCTTCCTCACACCCTGGTTGCCACTCGCGGCCGCCCAGCCCCTGGCTCAGGACTACATGCTGGTGTTCCGCAATCCCAACCCGGAATTCTATGTGGAGGGTCCCGGACTGACCCGGCTGGAAGACGGTACGCTGGTCGCCATTGTACCGGGGGTGCCCCGAGTTCAATGGAGCGAGGAGCGACGGGCCACTCAGAGCGTCGTGCACATCCTGCGCAGTCAAGACGGTGGCAAGAGCTGGCAAGAACCGCGGACCGCGTCTGGTGGCAGGGGACTTGTCCGGAGATCCGCTGAATCCCTCCGCCTGGCGCATCTCTGA
- a CDS encoding low molecular weight protein tyrosine phosphatase family protein — MKHLLFICSQNKLRSPTGEAVFSDYPGVSTDSAGLNHDAEVPLSEEQLEWANVVLVMETTHRKRLNDRFGQALRGKQVVVLNIPDRYEFMDPALVELLKARCAPYLPG; from the coding sequence ATGAAGCACCTTCTGTTTATCTGCTCCCAGAACAAGCTGCGCAGCCCCACGGGCGAGGCTGTCTTTTCTGATTACCCTGGAGTGAGCACCGATTCCGCCGGGCTCAATCACGATGCGGAAGTACCGCTCTCAGAAGAGCAGCTGGAATGGGCGAATGTTGTGCTCGTCATGGAGACCACTCACCGGAAGCGCCTCAATGACCGGTTTGGCCAAGCCCTTCGCGGCAAACAAGTGGTGGTGCTCAACATTCCTGATCGCTATGAGTTCATGGATCCCGCTCTAGTGGAACTCTTGAAGGCCCGCTGCGCGCCGTATTTGCCGGGGTAA
- the bioB gene encoding biotin synthase BioB: MTYTELHRLYHQPFFDLLKQARAVHEEHWPEKEVQLCTLLSIKTGGCSEDCGYCAQSSRYSTGLQRENLLSKETVMERAQAAKANGSTRFCMGAAWKGVRMGTQKFDQVLDIVRNVSTLGMEVCVTLGELGQDEAVALKDAGVTAYNHNLDTSRDHYKNIVTTHTYDDRLRTIRHAQEAGMSVCCGGILGLGESIDDRLKMLETLSNFNPPPESVPINSLMPIKGTPMENNEPVDVFSLVRMIAVTRIAIPNAKVRLSAGRYSLSKEAQAMCYFAGANSIFYGDKLLTTVNPRANEDMKLLQELGLVAQAPNPSMTSPEVDLDRPLSPCCPSDECHEPEQELVATGCSSGGCGC; this comes from the coding sequence ATGACTTACACCGAACTCCACCGCCTCTACCACCAGCCGTTCTTTGACCTGCTCAAGCAGGCGCGCGCCGTTCACGAGGAACACTGGCCGGAGAAGGAAGTGCAGCTCTGCACCCTCCTCAGCATCAAGACGGGCGGTTGCAGCGAGGACTGCGGCTACTGCGCCCAGAGCTCCCGCTACTCCACCGGTCTGCAGCGCGAGAATCTGCTCAGCAAGGAGACGGTCATGGAGCGCGCCCAGGCCGCCAAGGCCAATGGCTCCACCCGCTTCTGCATGGGTGCCGCCTGGAAGGGCGTCCGCATGGGCACCCAGAAGTTTGATCAGGTGCTCGATATCGTGCGCAATGTCAGCACGCTGGGCATGGAAGTTTGTGTGACCCTCGGGGAACTCGGCCAGGACGAAGCCGTGGCTCTCAAGGACGCCGGGGTGACCGCCTACAACCACAATCTCGACACCTCCCGCGATCACTACAAAAACATCGTCACCACCCACACCTACGACGACCGTTTGCGCACCATCCGCCACGCCCAGGAAGCGGGCATGAGCGTCTGCTGCGGCGGCATCCTGGGTCTGGGCGAGTCCATTGATGACCGCCTGAAGATGCTGGAGACCCTGAGCAACTTCAATCCTCCGCCGGAAAGCGTGCCGATCAACAGCCTCATGCCCATCAAGGGCACGCCGATGGAGAACAATGAGCCAGTCGATGTGTTCTCCCTGGTGCGCATGATCGCCGTCACCCGTATTGCCATCCCAAATGCGAAGGTGCGCCTCAGCGCTGGCCGCTACTCCCTCAGCAAGGAAGCCCAGGCCATGTGCTACTTCGCCGGGGCCAACTCCATCTTCTACGGGGACAAGCTGCTCACGACCGTGAACCCGCGGGCCAACGAGGACATGAAGCTCCTCCAGGAACTGGGCCTGGTAGCTCAGGCTCCCAACCCGAGCATGACTTCCCCAGAGGTGGACCTCGACCGTCCTCTTTCACCCTGCTGCCCCTCCGACGAATGCCACGAACCTGAGCAAGAACTCGTCGCTACCGGTTGTTCCAGCGGCGGCTGTGGTTGCTAG
- a CDS encoding helix-turn-helix transcriptional regulator, with translation MKNRLKVLRAEHNLTQDELGKILGVSRQAVNALETEKHSPSLDLAYRISTVFKQPVEQIFQNPHTGEGER, from the coding sequence ATGAAGAACCGACTCAAAGTGCTGCGGGCCGAGCACAATCTGACGCAAGACGAGCTGGGCAAAATACTGGGAGTTTCCCGTCAGGCAGTGAATGCCTTGGAAACAGAGAAGCACTCGCCTTCTCTGGATCTCGCTTACCGCATTTCCACCGTCTTCAAGCAACCCGTGGAGCAGATCTTCCAGAATCCCCACACTGGGGAAGGGGAGAGGTGA
- a CDS encoding tetratricopeptide repeat protein encodes MALPPDRLSQTLRRCEGYGELGMWHQSWEELEDLPDQDRTRLPVLIWRVRTLVGMGFHRNAVSLGGGLVKSFPNSLGVKGVMCEALIALARSETQTGDPQVARECLAQCLEIDPGRRQGILSMPEFRDFAPVLPEA; translated from the coding sequence ATGGCTCTCCCACCTGACCGGCTTTCTCAAACCCTCCGTCGCTGCGAAGGCTACGGCGAGCTGGGCATGTGGCATCAGTCCTGGGAAGAGCTGGAGGACCTGCCGGATCAGGATCGCACCCGGTTGCCGGTGTTGATCTGGCGTGTGCGCACGCTGGTGGGAATGGGGTTTCACCGTAACGCGGTCTCGCTGGGTGGCGGTCTGGTGAAGTCGTTTCCGAACAGTCTCGGGGTCAAAGGCGTCATGTGCGAGGCGCTGATCGCCCTCGCCCGATCAGAAACCCAGACCGGCGACCCCCAAGTGGCGAGGGAATGCCTGGCCCAATGCCTGGAAATCGATCCGGGCAGGCGGCAGGGGATCTTGAGCATGCCGGAGTTCAGGGACTTTGCCCCGGTGCTTCCAGAGGCCTGA
- a CDS encoding alpha-ketoacid dehydrogenase subunit beta: protein MRRLSYRHALREAFDEELARDPMVVLMGEEVAQYNGAYKVTEGLWAKWGDKRIIDTPISEAGFIGMGVGASMLGVRPVMELMFWSFYTVAWDQIINNAGMVRYMSGGLINCPIVLRGPANGGTNVGATHSHTPENIMASFPGMKCVCPSNAYDAKGLMKAAIRDNDPVMFMESTVLYGQEWDVPENSELPDGELFIPLGVADVKREGTDVSLISHGRAVNTCLEAARILEEEHGISCEVVDLRTIRPLDEETIFESVRKTHRAVCVDENKPFCAVSSQIAASISLHCFDDLDAPVQRIGSLDAPAFYSPPIEKLQLPYPDVVVAKVLGMF from the coding sequence ATGCGTCGTCTATCTTACCGCCACGCGCTTCGCGAAGCTTTCGACGAAGAACTCGCCCGCGACCCGATGGTCGTTCTCATGGGCGAGGAAGTCGCCCAGTACAATGGTGCCTACAAAGTCACTGAAGGCCTTTGGGCCAAATGGGGCGACAAGCGCATCATTGACACTCCCATCAGTGAAGCCGGTTTCATCGGCATGGGCGTCGGAGCTTCCATGCTCGGCGTTCGCCCGGTGATGGAACTCATGTTCTGGAGCTTCTACACCGTTGCTTGGGACCAGATCATCAACAACGCTGGCATGGTCCGTTATATGTCCGGCGGTTTGATCAACTGCCCCATCGTTCTTCGTGGTCCTGCCAACGGCGGCACCAACGTGGGAGCCACCCACTCCCACACGCCGGAAAACATCATGGCCTCCTTCCCGGGCATGAAGTGCGTTTGCCCCTCCAACGCGTATGATGCCAAGGGCCTCATGAAGGCGGCCATCCGCGACAATGACCCCGTGATGTTCATGGAGAGCACTGTGCTCTACGGCCAGGAATGGGACGTGCCGGAAAACTCCGAGCTGCCTGACGGTGAACTCTTCATCCCGCTCGGCGTGGCCGATGTGAAGCGGGAAGGCACGGATGTCTCCCTCATCTCCCATGGCCGGGCGGTGAACACCTGTCTTGAGGCTGCCCGCATCCTGGAAGAAGAGCACGGCATCAGCTGCGAAGTGGTCGATCTCCGTACCATCCGTCCGCTCGACGAAGAAACCATCTTCGAATCCGTGCGGAAGACCCATCGCGCCGTGTGTGTGGATGAGAACAAGCCCTTCTGCGCCGTGAGTTCCCAGATTGCCGCCAGCATCTCCCTGCACTGCTTCGATGATCTCGATGCCCCCGTGCAGCGCATCGGCTCCCTGGACGCCCCGGCCTTCTACAGCCCTCCGATCGAGAAGCTCCAGCTCCCCTACCCCGACGTCGTCGTGGCCAAGGTGCTGGGCATGTTCTGA
- the pdhA gene encoding pyruvate dehydrogenase (acetyl-transferring) E1 component subunit alpha has translation MAKTATAPLKYADAPINASMTAEQKIKLYTDICRIRRFEQIALKFYNAGKMGGFLHLYIGQESVAAGCASLMGENDHMITAYRDHGHALAVGMGMNECMAELYGKKTGCSKGKGGSMHYFAPDKNYWGGHGIVGGQTPLGTGLAFGLKYKGLTGCAMAFLGDGAVNQGAFHEALNLAALFELPVIFIIENNGYSMGTSQKRSSAYPSCLAERAVAYDMAWEQFNGEDIYEVRAKVQTAIERAHKQSKPTLLEVATYRYTGHSVADANHKKYRTKEEIERYEKEHDPINIWRGHLVREGVLTEAQAKEIDQAAFKEAEAAADFADSSPYPDPSEIFDDVYWEVDNQTEAGQTGRHFFND, from the coding sequence ATGGCAAAGACCGCTACAGCCCCTCTCAAATACGCGGATGCTCCGATCAACGCCTCGATGACGGCGGAGCAGAAGATCAAGCTTTACACTGACATCTGCCGCATCCGACGTTTCGAGCAAATTGCCCTGAAGTTTTACAACGCGGGCAAGATGGGTGGATTCCTCCACCTGTACATCGGGCAGGAGTCTGTGGCCGCCGGTTGTGCCTCCCTCATGGGAGAGAACGACCACATGATCACCGCTTACCGTGATCACGGTCACGCGCTTGCAGTGGGCATGGGCATGAACGAATGCATGGCCGAGCTCTACGGCAAGAAGACCGGTTGCTCTAAAGGCAAGGGCGGCTCGATGCACTACTTCGCCCCTGACAAGAATTATTGGGGTGGTCACGGGATCGTTGGCGGCCAAACGCCGCTTGGTACCGGACTCGCCTTCGGCCTCAAGTATAAAGGTCTGACGGGTTGTGCGATGGCCTTCCTCGGTGACGGCGCCGTGAACCAAGGGGCCTTCCACGAAGCTCTTAACTTGGCTGCTCTCTTTGAACTGCCCGTGATCTTCATCATTGAGAACAACGGTTACTCGATGGGAACCAGCCAGAAGCGCTCCAGCGCCTACCCTTCCTGCCTGGCTGAGCGCGCTGTCGCTTATGACATGGCTTGGGAACAGTTCAACGGTGAGGACATCTACGAAGTTCGCGCCAAGGTGCAGACCGCCATCGAGCGCGCGCACAAGCAAAGCAAGCCCACCCTTCTTGAGGTCGCGACCTATCGCTACACCGGTCACTCCGTGGCGGACGCCAACCACAAGAAGTACCGCACGAAGGAAGAGATCGAGCGCTACGAAAAGGAACATGATCCGATCAACATCTGGCGTGGCCACCTCGTCCGCGAGGGTGTCTTGACGGAGGCTCAGGCCAAGGAAATTGATCAGGCCGCGTTCAAAGAAGCGGAGGCCGCTGCTGACTTTGCCGACAGCAGCCCCTATCCGGATCCGTCCGAAATCTTCGACGACGTGTACTGGGAAGTGGACAACCAGACGGAGGCTGGCCAGACCGGCCGTCACTTCTTCAACGACTGA